A stretch of Paludisphaera borealis DNA encodes these proteins:
- a CDS encoding gamma-glutamyl-gamma-aminobutyrate hydrolase family protein, whose product MNHRPLIGINMDLRASVKSRTPHSLTPTGYYDCLVTAGALPIMIPPLMRESDLVPILEKLDGVVLTGGDDLDPRKMGLSPHPSVNAMCERREISDRILCKLVQQERIPTLGIGLGMQELNVVAGGGLFVHIPEDLPKSIPHYDPHGGAHRHTVVMQPKTRLAEIYGPGEIRVNSYHHMGIRKLAPNFRISALAPDGLIEAYEGREPGWWVVGVQWHPENEGNISLDMQLIEAFVEAAGARRNVPALAKVG is encoded by the coding sequence ATGAATCACCGACCCCTCATCGGCATCAACATGGATCTCCGGGCTTCGGTCAAGAGCCGCACTCCCCACAGCCTCACGCCGACCGGCTACTACGACTGCCTCGTCACCGCGGGCGCCCTGCCCATCATGATCCCCCCGCTGATGCGAGAGAGCGACCTCGTGCCGATCCTCGAGAAGCTCGACGGCGTCGTCCTGACCGGCGGCGACGATCTCGATCCTCGCAAGATGGGCCTCTCGCCCCACCCGTCGGTCAACGCTATGTGCGAGCGCCGGGAGATCTCCGACCGCATCCTTTGCAAACTCGTCCAGCAGGAACGGATTCCCACGCTGGGCATCGGCCTGGGCATGCAGGAGCTGAACGTGGTGGCCGGCGGCGGCCTCTTCGTCCACATTCCTGAAGACCTGCCCAAGAGCATCCCCCACTACGACCCGCACGGCGGCGCGCATCGCCACACGGTCGTCATGCAACCCAAGACCCGGCTCGCCGAGATCTACGGACCGGGCGAGATCCGCGTCAACAGCTACCACCACATGGGCATCCGCAAGCTGGCCCCCAATTTCCGGATCAGCGCCCTCGCCCCCGACGGCCTGATCGAAGCTTATGAAGGCAGAGAGCCGGGCTGGTGGGTCGTCGGCGTACAGTGGCACCCCGAGAACGAGGGCAACATCTCCCTCGATATGCAGCTCATCGAAGCGTTCGTCGAAGCCGCCGGCGCCCGTCGCAACGTGCCCGCTCTCGCCAAGGTCGGCTGA
- a CDS encoding cytochrome b N-terminal domain-containing protein, with product MSNFIADWLDDRTGLRTSLRSLEEEALPAGARWRYVFGSVLASIFMIQAFSGLMMMTAYSASSSTAWGSVYYIEKVMWMGWFIRGLHHFGAQTVMVLLLFHFLQVLFAAAYRAPREVNWWLGLALMAIVLAFSHTGYQLPWDQKGYWATKVVTNIMGGAPILGPYIKTAVVGGSEYGNQTVTRFYGLHVGVLPVLMFICLFAHVALCRRHGLKPPRRFDANAPKATYWPDQTFLNLMATTVVLGVMVALILYEGGAPLDAPADPSSSDYPARPEWFFRFLFQMLKHFPGKYEWVGSIAIPGAIMLTMALLPLLDKVLPSRVLHFFACSLIFGLAGGAGYLTLESFVEDARTPSFHEARVKADASRDRALFLAAHPAYGVPPEGASYLMRLDPLTRGRAVLEAKCLGCHQMGGQGAGEVSAPDLKDFGTRAWVRGLLEKPDADAYYGKTPECDGMVDWKRTTKLDAKQLDDVSDFVASFAKIPADMNVDEWLNSPGVAEHPGNELFQKDCGKCHAIDGYTEGGVRDSPNLFAWGSPQWTSRMIRKPHADDRYGYLAEKQRMPALGSDALTDNDLKMIVRYLANDYLSPEQTPTAVATSPPAKP from the coding sequence TTGAGTAACTTCATCGCCGACTGGCTCGACGATCGCACCGGGCTTCGGACCTCGCTCCGATCGCTCGAAGAAGAAGCCCTTCCCGCCGGCGCGCGGTGGCGGTACGTGTTCGGATCGGTGCTCGCCTCGATCTTCATGATCCAGGCGTTCAGCGGCCTGATGATGATGACCGCGTACAGCGCGTCGTCCTCGACCGCCTGGGGAAGCGTCTACTACATCGAAAAAGTGATGTGGATGGGTTGGTTCATCCGCGGGCTCCACCACTTCGGCGCCCAGACGGTGATGGTCCTGCTGTTGTTCCACTTTCTCCAGGTCCTGTTCGCCGCCGCCTACCGGGCCCCTCGCGAGGTCAACTGGTGGCTGGGCCTCGCGCTCATGGCGATCGTGTTGGCCTTCAGCCACACGGGCTATCAGCTTCCGTGGGACCAGAAGGGCTACTGGGCCACGAAAGTCGTGACCAACATAATGGGAGGCGCTCCGATCCTCGGCCCGTACATCAAGACGGCCGTGGTCGGCGGCTCGGAGTACGGCAACCAGACGGTGACCCGGTTCTATGGGCTTCACGTCGGCGTGCTGCCGGTCTTGATGTTCATCTGCCTCTTCGCCCACGTCGCGCTCTGCCGGCGGCACGGGCTGAAACCGCCGAGGCGTTTCGACGCGAACGCTCCGAAAGCGACGTACTGGCCCGATCAGACGTTCCTCAACCTGATGGCGACGACGGTGGTTTTGGGCGTGATGGTCGCTCTGATCCTCTATGAAGGCGGCGCTCCGCTCGACGCGCCCGCCGATCCATCCAGCTCCGACTACCCGGCGCGTCCCGAGTGGTTCTTCCGGTTCCTGTTCCAGATGCTCAAGCACTTCCCCGGCAAGTACGAGTGGGTCGGCTCGATCGCGATCCCCGGCGCGATCATGCTGACGATGGCCCTGCTGCCGCTGCTCGACAAGGTCTTGCCGTCGCGGGTGCTGCACTTCTTCGCCTGCTCGCTGATCTTCGGCCTGGCCGGCGGCGCGGGATATTTGACCCTGGAGTCGTTCGTCGAAGACGCCCGGACCCCGTCGTTCCATGAGGCTCGGGTGAAGGCCGACGCGTCTCGCGACCGCGCGTTGTTCCTAGCCGCGCATCCGGCGTACGGCGTCCCTCCCGAGGGAGCCAGTTACCTGATGCGGCTCGACCCGCTCACGCGGGGCAGGGCGGTGCTCGAAGCCAAGTGCCTCGGCTGTCACCAGATGGGCGGGCAGGGGGCCGGCGAGGTGAGCGCCCCGGATTTGAAGGATTTCGGCACCCGCGCGTGGGTTCGCGGCCTGCTCGAAAAGCCGGACGCCGACGCCTACTACGGCAAGACTCCCGAATGCGACGGCATGGTCGACTGGAAGCGCACGACGAAGCTCGACGCGAAACAGCTCGACGACGTGTCCGATTTCGTCGCCTCCTTCGCGAAGATTCCCGCCGACATGAACGTCGACGAATGGCTGAACTCGCCGGGCGTGGCCGAGCATCCCGGCAATGAGCTGTTCCAGAAAGATTGCGGCAAGTGCCACGCGATCGACGGCTACACCGAAGGGGGCGTTCGCGATTCCCCCAACCTGTTCGCCTGGGGCTCGCCGCAGTGGACCAGCCGGATGATCCGCAAGCCCCACGCCGACGACCGCTACGGCTACCTGGCCGAGAAGCAGCGGATGCCGGCCCTCGGCTCCGATGCGCTGACCGACAACGACCTGAAGATGATCGTCCGCTACCTGGCGAATGATTACCTGTCGCCGGAGCAGACCCCCACGGCCGTGGCGACTTCGCCGCCGGCCAAACCCTGA